A part of Rattus rattus isolate New Zealand chromosome 4, Rrattus_CSIRO_v1, whole genome shotgun sequence genomic DNA contains:
- the Tssk1b gene encoding testis-specific serine/threonine-protein kinase 1 — translation MDDAAVLKRRGYIMGINLGEGSYAKVKSAYSERLKFNVAVKIIDRKKAPTDFLEKFLPREIEILAMLNHRSIVKTYEIFETSDGKVYIVMELGVQGDLLEFIKTRGALQEDDARKKFHQLSSAIKYCHDLDVVHRDLKCENLLLDKDFNIKLSDFGFSKRCMRDDSGRLTLSKTFCGSAAYAAPEVLQGIPYQPKVYDIWSLGVILYIMVCGSMPYDDSNIKKMLRIQKEHRVNFPRSKHLTGECKDLIYRMLQPDVNRRLHIDEILSHCWVQPKTRGLSSGAINKEGESSRAAEPSWTPEPGADKKSATKLEPKEEARAEAQSETKPQEDNAQVARQSENVGLSSEPNRATEEGHPQQPSETHT, via the coding sequence ATGGATGACGCAGCCGTCCTCAAGCGACGAGGCTACATCATGGGGATAAACTTAGGAGAGGGCTCGTATGCCAAAGTCAAATCCGCTTACTCTGAGCGCCTAAAGTTCAACGTGGCGGTCAAGATCATCGATCGCAAGAAAGCCCCCACGGACTTCCTGGAGAAATTCCTTCCCCGGGAGATTGAGATTCTGGCCATGCTAAACCACCGCTCTATTGTCAAGACCTATGAGATCTTTGAGACGTCAGATGGCAAGGTCTACATTGTCATGGAGCTTGGGGTCCAGGGTGACCTCCTTGAATTCATCAAAACCAGAGGAGCCCTGCAAGAGGATGATGCTCGAAAGAAGTTCCACCAGCTCTCCTCGGCCATCAAGTACTGCCACGACCTGGATGTCGTCCACCGAGACCTCAAGTGCGAAAACCTTCTGCTTGACAAGGACTTCAACATCAAACTGTCTGACTTTGGCTTCTCCAAGCGCTGCATGCGGGATGATAGTGGTCGGCTGACATTAAGCAAGACCTTCTGTGGGTCAGCAGCTTATGCGGCCCCTGAGGTGCTGCAGGGCATCCCCTACCAGCCCAAGGTGTATGACATCTGGAGCCTGGGTGTGATCCTCTACATCATGGTCTGTGGCTCCATGCCCTACGATGACTCCAACATCAAAAAGATGCTGCGCATCCAGAAGGAGCACCGCGTCAACTTCCCACGCTCCAAACACCTGACTGGTGAGTGCAAGGACCTCATCTACCGAATGTTGCAGCCAGATGTCAACCGGAGGCTGCACATTGATGAGATCCTCAGCCACTGCTGGGTGCAGCCCAAGACGCGAGGTCTGTCCTCTGGAGCCATCAACAAGGAAGGGGAAAGCTCCCGGGCCGCTGAGCCCTCATGGACCCCTGAACCTGGTGCTGATAAGAAGTCTGCCACCAAGTTGGAGCCTAAGGAAGAGGCACGAGCTGAGGCCCAATCTGAGACAAAACCCCAGGAAGATAATGCGCAGGTGGCCAGGCAGTCAGAGAACGTGGGCCTCAGCAGCGAACCGAACAGGGCCACAGAGGAAGGGCATCCCCAACAGCCTTCAGAGACACATACTTAG
- the Tssk2 gene encoding testis-specific serine/threonine-protein kinase 2 has protein sequence MDDAAVLRKKGYIVGINLGKGSYAKVKSAYSERLKFNVAVKIIDRKKTPTDFVERFLPREMDILATVNHRSIIKTYEIFETSDGRIYIVMELGVQGDLLEFIKCRGALHEDVARKMFRQLSSAVKYCHDLDVVHRDLKCENLLLDKDFNIKLSDFGFSKRCLRDGSGRIVLSKTFCGSAAYAAPEVLQGIPYQPKVYDIWSLGVILYIMVCGSMPYDDSDIKKMLRIQKEHRVDFPRSKNLTGECKDLIYRILQPDVNRRLHIDEILSHSWLQPPKPKAMSSASFKREGEGKYRADCKLDTRPGSRPEHRPDHKLGSKPQHRLLVAPENEDRMEERLAETSRAKDHHISGAEVGKAST, from the coding sequence ATGGACGATGCCGCGGTCCTAAGGAAGAAGGGTTACATCGTGGGAATCAATCTGGGCAAGGGCTCCTATGCAAAAGTCAAATCTGCCTACTCAGAGCGCCTCAAGTTCAATGTGGCAGTCAAGATCATAGACCGCAAGAAAACACCCACTGACTTTGTGGAGAGATTCCTTCCTAGGGAGATGGACATCCTGGCGACTGTCAACCACCGTTCCATCATTAAGACCTATGAGATCTTTGAGACCTCTGATGGACGCATCTACATTGTCATGGAGCTGGGCGTCCAGGGCGACCTCCTCGAGTTCATCAAGTGCCGAGGAGCCCTGCACGAGGATGTGGCACGCAAGATGTTCCGCCAGCTCTCCTCAGCCGTCAAGTACTGCCATGATCTGGATGTCGTCCACCGAGACCTCAAGTGTGAGAACCTTCTGCTTGACAAGGACTTCAACATCAAGCTGTCTGACTTCGGCTTCTCCAAGCGCTGCCTGCGGGACGGGAGCGGGCGCATCGTCCTCAGCAAAACCTTCTGTGGGTCAGCAGCTTATGCGGCCCCCGAGGTGCTGCAGGGCATCCCCTACCAGCCCAAGGTGTATGACATCTGGAGCCTGGGTGTGATCCTCTACATCATGGTCTGTGGCTCCATGCCCTACGATGACTCTGACATCAAAAAGATGCTGCGCATCCAGAAGGAGCACCGTGTGGACTTCCCACGCTCCAAGAATCTAACTGGTGAGTGCAAGGACCTCATCTACCGCATCCTACAGCCAGATGTCAACCGGAGGCTGCACATTGATGAGATCCTCAGCCACTCGTGGCTACAGCCCCCCAAGCCCAAAGCCATGTCTTCTGCCTCCTtcaagagggagggggaaggcaaGTATCGAGCTGATTGCAAGTTGGATACTCGACCAGGCTCAAGACCCGAACACCGGCCTGACCACAAACTGGGGAGCAAACCCCAGCACCGGCTGCTGGTGGCACCTGAGAATGAAGACAGGATGGAGGAGAGGCTGGCGGAGACTTCCAGAGCTAAAGACCATCACATCTCTGGAGCTGAGGTGGGGAAAGCAAGTACCTAG
- the Ess2 gene encoding splicing factor ESS-2 homolog isoform X1 has protein sequence MGTPGASAGALFLSSASAPPRKRAAGEAGEAGVAKSKQRVLDEEEYIEGLQTVIQRDFFPDVEKLQAQKEYLEAEENGDLERMRQIAIKFGSALGKISREPPPPYVTPATFETPEVHPGSGVLGSKPRPQGRDPEDAGEAGEEEEEKEPLPSLDVFLSRYTSEDNASFQEIMEVAKEKSHARHAWLYQAEEEFEKRQKDNLELPSAEHQAIESSQAGVETWKYKAKNSLMYYPEGVPDEEQLFKKPRQIVHKNTRFLRDPFSQALSRSQLQQAAALNAQHKQGKVGPDGKELIPQESPRVGGFGFVATPSPAPGVNESPLMTWGEVENTPLRVEGSESPYVDRTPGPTFKILEPGRRERLGLKMANEAAAKNRAKKQEALRRVTENLASLTPKGLSPAMSPALQRLVSRTASKYTDRALRASYTPSPARSTHLKTPAGGPQTPTSTPAPGSATRTPLTQDPASITDNLLQLPARRKASDFF, from the exons ATGGGGACGCCCGGGGCCTCGGCGGGtgctctctttctgtcctctgcgTCCGCGCCCCCGAGGAAGCGCGCGGCTGGGGAGGCCGGAGAGGCCGGGGTTGCGAAAAGCAAGCAGCGGGTCCTGGATGAAGAAGAGTACATCGAG GGACTTCAAACAGTTATCCAGAGAGACTTCTTCCCTGATGTGGAGAAACTACAGGCACAGAAGGAGTACCTGGAGGCTGAGGAAAATGGAGATTTGGAGCGCATGCGCCAGATCGCCATCAAGTTTGGCTCTGCCTTGGGCAAGATCTCTCGGGAACCTCCGCCGCCGT ACGTTACTCCAGCCACCTTTGAAACTCCTGAGGTACACCCGGGCTCTGGTGTGCTAGGCAGCAAGCCCCGGCCCCAGGGCCGAGACCCAGAGGatg caggagaggctggagaggaggaggaggagaaggagccgCTGCCCAGCCTGGATGTCTTTTTGAGCCGCTACACAAGCGAGGACAATGCCTCTTTCCAGGAGATCATGGAGGTGGCCAAGGAAAAAAGCCATGCTCGCCATGCGTGGCTGTACCAGGCTGAGGAGGAATTTGAGAAG CGACAGAAAGATAATCTTGAACTCCCATCGGCAGAGCACCAAGCCATTGAGAGCAGTCAGGCTGGAGTGGAGACCTGGAAGTACAAGGCCAAGAACTCTCTCATGTACTATCCCGAGG GTGTCCCTGATGAAGAGCAGTTGTTTAAGAAGCCACGGCAGATAGTACACAAGAACACACGTTTCCTCCGGGACCCCTTCAGTCAGGCTCTGAGCAGGTCCCAGCTTCAGCAGGCAGCTGCCCTCAATGCCCAG cacAAACAGGGCAAGGTTGGCCCTGATGGCAAGGAACTCATTCCCCAGGAGTCCCCCAGAGTGGGTGGCTTTGGATTCGTTGCtactccttctcctgctcctg GTGTGAATGAGTCCCCACTGATGACATGGGGAGAGGTTGAGAACACACCCCTGCGAGTTGAAGGATCTGAGAGCCCCTATGTGGACAGGACACCTGGACCCACGTTCAAG ATCTTGGAGCCAGGACGCAGGGAGCGTCTGGGCCTGAAGATGGCCAATGAAGCAGCTGCCAAAAACCGGGCCAAGAAGCAGGAAGCATTGCGGAGAGTGACAGAGAACTTGGCCAG TCTTACTCCCAAAGGCCTGAGCccagccatgtccccagccctacAGCGCCTCGTAAGCAGGACAGCCAGCAAGTATACGGATCGTGCCCTGAGGGCCAGCTATACACCATCCCCAGCACGCTCTACCCACCTCAAGACCCCAGCTGGTGGACCGCAGACACCCACAAGCACACCAGCCCCTGGGTCTGCTACACGCACACCTCTCACACAAGACCCAGCCTCCATCACAGACAATCTGCTGCAGCTCCCTGCCCGGCGCAAAGCTTCAGACTTCTTTTAA
- the Ess2 gene encoding splicing factor ESS-2 homolog isoform X3, with product MGTPGASAGALFLSSASAPPRKRAAGEAGEAGVAKSKQRVLDEEEYIEGLQTVIQRDFFPDVEKLQAQKEYLEAEENGDLERMRQIAIKFGSALGKISREPPPPYVTPATFETPEVHPGSGVLGSKPRPQGRDPEDAGEAGEEEEEKEPLPSLDVFLSRYTSEDNASFQEIMEVAKEKSHARHAWLYQAEEEFEKVALELENKGTFFWDGVPGPQSTKPLRAVRLEWRPGSTRPRTLSCTIPRHKQGKVGPDGKELIPQESPRVGGFGFVATPSPAPGVNESPLMTWGEVENTPLRVEGSESPYVDRTPGPTFKILEPGRRERLGLKMANEAAAKNRAKKQEALRRVTENLASLTPKGLSPAMSPALQRLVSRTASKYTDRALRASYTPSPARSTHLKTPAGGPQTPTSTPAPGSATRTPLTQDPASITDNLLQLPARRKASDFF from the exons ATGGGGACGCCCGGGGCCTCGGCGGGtgctctctttctgtcctctgcgTCCGCGCCCCCGAGGAAGCGCGCGGCTGGGGAGGCCGGAGAGGCCGGGGTTGCGAAAAGCAAGCAGCGGGTCCTGGATGAAGAAGAGTACATCGAG GGACTTCAAACAGTTATCCAGAGAGACTTCTTCCCTGATGTGGAGAAACTACAGGCACAGAAGGAGTACCTGGAGGCTGAGGAAAATGGAGATTTGGAGCGCATGCGCCAGATCGCCATCAAGTTTGGCTCTGCCTTGGGCAAGATCTCTCGGGAACCTCCGCCGCCGT ACGTTACTCCAGCCACCTTTGAAACTCCTGAGGTACACCCGGGCTCTGGTGTGCTAGGCAGCAAGCCCCGGCCCCAGGGCCGAGACCCAGAGGatg caggagaggctggagaggaggaggaggagaaggagccgCTGCCCAGCCTGGATGTCTTTTTGAGCCGCTACACAAGCGAGGACAATGCCTCTTTCCAGGAGATCATGGAGGTGGCCAAGGAAAAAAGCCATGCTCGCCATGCGTGGCTGTACCAGGCTGAGGAGGAATTTGAGAAGGTAGCCCTGGAGCTTGAAAACAAAGGCACCTTCTTTTGGGATGGAGTCCCAGGGCCACAG AGCACCAAGCCATTGAGAGCAGTCAGGCTGGAGTGGAGACCTGGAAGTACAAGGCCAAGAACTCTCTCATGTACTATCCCGAGG cacAAACAGGGCAAGGTTGGCCCTGATGGCAAGGAACTCATTCCCCAGGAGTCCCCCAGAGTGGGTGGCTTTGGATTCGTTGCtactccttctcctgctcctg GTGTGAATGAGTCCCCACTGATGACATGGGGAGAGGTTGAGAACACACCCCTGCGAGTTGAAGGATCTGAGAGCCCCTATGTGGACAGGACACCTGGACCCACGTTCAAG ATCTTGGAGCCAGGACGCAGGGAGCGTCTGGGCCTGAAGATGGCCAATGAAGCAGCTGCCAAAAACCGGGCCAAGAAGCAGGAAGCATTGCGGAGAGTGACAGAGAACTTGGCCAG TCTTACTCCCAAAGGCCTGAGCccagccatgtccccagccctacAGCGCCTCGTAAGCAGGACAGCCAGCAAGTATACGGATCGTGCCCTGAGGGCCAGCTATACACCATCCCCAGCACGCTCTACCCACCTCAAGACCCCAGCTGGTGGACCGCAGACACCCACAAGCACACCAGCCCCTGGGTCTGCTACACGCACACCTCTCACACAAGACCCAGCCTCCATCACAGACAATCTGCTGCAGCTCCCTGCCCGGCGCAAAGCTTCAGACTTCTTTTAA
- the Ess2 gene encoding splicing factor ESS-2 homolog isoform X2 — protein MGTPGASAGALFLSSASAPPRKRAAGEAGEAGVAKSKQRVLDEEEYIEGLQTVIQRDFFPDVEKLQAQKEYLEAEENGDLERMRQIAIKFGSALGKISREPPPPYVTPATFETPEVHPGSGVLGSKPRPQGRDPEDGEAGEEEEEKEPLPSLDVFLSRYTSEDNASFQEIMEVAKEKSHARHAWLYQAEEEFEKRQKDNLELPSAEHQAIESSQAGVETWKYKAKNSLMYYPEGVPDEEQLFKKPRQIVHKNTRFLRDPFSQALSRSQLQQAAALNAQHKQGKVGPDGKELIPQESPRVGGFGFVATPSPAPGVNESPLMTWGEVENTPLRVEGSESPYVDRTPGPTFKILEPGRRERLGLKMANEAAAKNRAKKQEALRRVTENLASLTPKGLSPAMSPALQRLVSRTASKYTDRALRASYTPSPARSTHLKTPAGGPQTPTSTPAPGSATRTPLTQDPASITDNLLQLPARRKASDFF, from the exons ATGGGGACGCCCGGGGCCTCGGCGGGtgctctctttctgtcctctgcgTCCGCGCCCCCGAGGAAGCGCGCGGCTGGGGAGGCCGGAGAGGCCGGGGTTGCGAAAAGCAAGCAGCGGGTCCTGGATGAAGAAGAGTACATCGAG GGACTTCAAACAGTTATCCAGAGAGACTTCTTCCCTGATGTGGAGAAACTACAGGCACAGAAGGAGTACCTGGAGGCTGAGGAAAATGGAGATTTGGAGCGCATGCGCCAGATCGCCATCAAGTTTGGCTCTGCCTTGGGCAAGATCTCTCGGGAACCTCCGCCGCCGT ACGTTACTCCAGCCACCTTTGAAACTCCTGAGGTACACCCGGGCTCTGGTGTGCTAGGCAGCAAGCCCCGGCCCCAGGGCCGAGACCCAGAGGatg gagaggctggagaggaggaggaggagaaggagccgCTGCCCAGCCTGGATGTCTTTTTGAGCCGCTACACAAGCGAGGACAATGCCTCTTTCCAGGAGATCATGGAGGTGGCCAAGGAAAAAAGCCATGCTCGCCATGCGTGGCTGTACCAGGCTGAGGAGGAATTTGAGAAG CGACAGAAAGATAATCTTGAACTCCCATCGGCAGAGCACCAAGCCATTGAGAGCAGTCAGGCTGGAGTGGAGACCTGGAAGTACAAGGCCAAGAACTCTCTCATGTACTATCCCGAGG GTGTCCCTGATGAAGAGCAGTTGTTTAAGAAGCCACGGCAGATAGTACACAAGAACACACGTTTCCTCCGGGACCCCTTCAGTCAGGCTCTGAGCAGGTCCCAGCTTCAGCAGGCAGCTGCCCTCAATGCCCAG cacAAACAGGGCAAGGTTGGCCCTGATGGCAAGGAACTCATTCCCCAGGAGTCCCCCAGAGTGGGTGGCTTTGGATTCGTTGCtactccttctcctgctcctg GTGTGAATGAGTCCCCACTGATGACATGGGGAGAGGTTGAGAACACACCCCTGCGAGTTGAAGGATCTGAGAGCCCCTATGTGGACAGGACACCTGGACCCACGTTCAAG ATCTTGGAGCCAGGACGCAGGGAGCGTCTGGGCCTGAAGATGGCCAATGAAGCAGCTGCCAAAAACCGGGCCAAGAAGCAGGAAGCATTGCGGAGAGTGACAGAGAACTTGGCCAG TCTTACTCCCAAAGGCCTGAGCccagccatgtccccagccctacAGCGCCTCGTAAGCAGGACAGCCAGCAAGTATACGGATCGTGCCCTGAGGGCCAGCTATACACCATCCCCAGCACGCTCTACCCACCTCAAGACCCCAGCTGGTGGACCGCAGACACCCACAAGCACACCAGCCCCTGGGTCTGCTACACGCACACCTCTCACACAAGACCCAGCCTCCATCACAGACAATCTGCTGCAGCTCCCTGCCCGGCGCAAAGCTTCAGACTTCTTTTAA